In the Longimicrobium sp. genome, one interval contains:
- the tilS gene encoding tRNA lysidine(34) synthetase TilS, with amino-acid sequence MVAVSGGMDSVALLHLLRFAADDPTMTLSAAHFDHAMRPGSEADARWVRGLCRAWGVPLSEARADQPPRTEEAARDARYAFLRAAQAGAGATHLATAHHADDQAETVLFRVLRGTGIHGLAGIPPVDATGLIRPLLPFWRAELRRYARAAGLRWRDDPTNRSLDPARNRIRRGLLPRIERTVAAGARASLVRLAQLAREDEAAWESVLAPLLAEAVHEEDGAVLLVRERFAAYDWPVAVRLLRAALRRLATVPDRAGTRTALEFISQAPSGRTLRLAGGVLITTEFGVARLSRAAESPGDPPPDLPLAIAGAAGEGRFRVGGRERVARWAEGEVRPGAEADSATVCMAADRVAWPLALRGWKPGDRMRTLAGTRPLKKLFGEARMPVGARRAAPVLADAAGSVLWVPGVGAAPGQAPRPGERAITLLVSDV; translated from the coding sequence ATGGTAGCGGTGTCAGGGGGGATGGACTCGGTGGCGCTGCTGCACCTGCTCCGTTTCGCGGCGGACGATCCCACGATGACCCTGTCCGCCGCGCACTTCGACCACGCGATGCGCCCCGGCAGCGAAGCCGACGCGCGCTGGGTCCGGGGCCTGTGCCGCGCCTGGGGCGTTCCGCTGTCCGAGGCGCGCGCGGACCAGCCGCCGCGCACCGAGGAAGCCGCCCGCGACGCGCGCTACGCCTTTCTGCGCGCCGCGCAGGCGGGCGCCGGTGCCACCCACCTCGCCACGGCCCACCACGCCGACGACCAGGCCGAAACCGTGCTCTTTCGCGTGCTGCGCGGCACGGGCATCCACGGGCTGGCCGGCATCCCCCCGGTGGACGCGACGGGGCTGATCCGCCCGCTCCTTCCGTTCTGGCGCGCGGAGCTGCGCCGCTACGCGCGCGCCGCGGGGCTGCGCTGGCGCGACGATCCCACCAACCGGTCGCTGGACCCCGCGCGCAACCGCATCCGCCGTGGGCTGCTCCCGCGGATCGAGCGCACGGTGGCGGCTGGCGCGCGTGCCAGCCTGGTGCGGCTGGCCCAGCTGGCGAGGGAAGACGAGGCCGCGTGGGAGTCCGTGCTCGCGCCCCTGCTGGCCGAGGCGGTGCACGAAGAAGACGGGGCGGTGCTGCTTGTTCGCGAGCGCTTCGCGGCTTATGATTGGCCCGTCGCCGTCCGACTGCTCCGTGCCGCGCTGCGCCGGCTGGCCACCGTCCCCGACCGGGCGGGAACCCGCACGGCGCTTGAGTTTATCAGCCAGGCACCCAGCGGACGGACCCTTCGGCTCGCGGGTGGCGTACTGATCACCACGGAGTTCGGCGTCGCGCGCCTTTCCCGCGCGGCCGAGAGCCCGGGCGATCCGCCGCCCGACCTGCCCCTGGCCATCGCCGGGGCCGCGGGCGAGGGCCGGTTCCGCGTCGGCGGCCGGGAGCGCGTGGCGCGCTGGGCCGAGGGCGAGGTGCGGCCTGGGGCGGAAGCGGATTCCGCCACCGTGTGCATGGCCGCGGACCGCGTGGCCTGGCCGCTGGCCTTACGCGGGTGGAAGCCGGGCGACCGGATGCGCACGCTGGCGGGAACGCGCCCGCTCAAGAAGCTGTTCGGCGAGGCGCGCATGCCCGTGGGCGCGCGCCGCGCCGCGCCCGTGCTGGCCGACGCCGCCGGGTCCGTGCTGTGGGTGCCCGGCGTGGGCGCCGCCCCCGGCCAGGCGCCCCGGCCCGGGGAACGGGCCATCACTCTTCTGGTCTCCGATGTCTGA